TTTCACGTAGGGGAACGCCAATGCCAGTTCACCCATTGAATATTGCCAGTGAGTACGAAACAACTCCCAGTCACCGTCCTGCTCGCGAGCTTCGAAATACGCTTCGGTCCTCATCTTGGAAATCCATTTAACCACGGTAAGGCGTGCTTGAATGCCCTGCTGCTGACACCTGCTCAACCATTGCACAACAGATGAGTCACGCAAGAATCGAGCAATCTCCTTGTCGTTCTCATTTCTTAGGGACTGCCTAAGGATTGGAACAAGATTCCCGTGCAAAACGGTACGAAAAAACTCGTTGTCGAGTTCATTTTTCTTGGCAACTTTCACTCTGACGGTTTTTTGTTCCAGAGTTAGGATGTCAGCGCCAAAATGGGCGCCTACCCACTTCTGCAAGTCAATAGCCAAGAAACGATCAACGCTTTCGATATACAGAGCAAGATATGTCGGTTGCACATTTAGATACCAGAACCTCAAGTGCGCGACTTCCAAGTCCAGAGCCACTTCCTCAACAGCGTCATATTCTTCGCGGCTCAAAGTGCCATCCATGATTCCTTTCATTTGGAACCAGATCAGCGCGGGGGTCACTATTTTTCCATCTCGGTTGGAGTCTGGTTGTGTGAGGTGAAGCCCAATGTCGCGTCCAGCGCGGTCGCGTTCATACTCTACAAAAACACCATAGTTGGCGGCTAAGGCTCTGAACTTGCCCATGTATCTGTTTTCAAAGTCGTCGCGACCACCGATCTTCAAATGCTTTGCCCCTTAGTAGATTTCGATTTATTGCAGGCAACCGTAGCCCGTTTGCCATGTCTCGACACACTCTTTGCACTACATCCTCCCGGCTTCGACCATTCTCTTGTAAGGG
This Ruegeria pomeroyi DSS-3 DNA region includes the following protein-coding sequences:
- a CDS encoding DUF4365 domain-containing protein; translation: MKIGGRDDFENRYMGKFRALAANYGVFVEYERDRAGRDIGLHLTQPDSNRDGKIVTPALIWFQMKGIMDGTLSREEYDAVEEVALDLEVAHLRFWYLNVQPTYLALYIESVDRFLAIDLQKWVGAHFGADILTLEQKTVRVKVAKKNELDNEFFRTVLHGNLVPILRQSLRNENDKEIARFLRDSSVVQWLSRCQQQGIQARLTVVKWISKMRTEAYFEAREQDGDWELFRTHWQYSMGELALAFPYVKFTPETRAEMVRYPETIEDFDGNEFQIWHESFIAIETETGMEIDDDELEGECLLELGDGEFSFGDMGGGEIVEHRLALELNEIGVRWAETLAVLVKAEVLSVDSEPHMVSVAPWHARDV